A window of Roseiflexus castenholzii DSM 13941 genomic DNA:
TCGAGCGCCTGTTGCCAGACGCCGAGTTCGCGCGATCCATCAATAATCGGCGGGCCTCCAGCCGCGCCGTTTGCCAGCACCAGCACCGCATCGTTTGGGCTCATATCGCCGTCGATGTGCAACCTTCCGAACGAACGATTGACACTCTGGTCGAGCGCACGCATCAACAAGCGCGACTCAATCGGCGCGTCGGTGGTGATCACGCAGAGCAGCGTGGCAAGGTGCGGGCTGACCATGCGCGTTCCTTTCGCCATACCGGCCAACGTGACCGTTCGCCCTTCGCGCAGCGACACGCGGAAGGCGCGTTCTTTTGGGCGCGTATCGCTCGTCAGGATCGCAAGCGCTGCGCGGCGCCCGCCATTACTGTCCAGTTCAGACGCTGCACGCCGGATTCCTTCTCGCATACGGTCGAGCGGCGGTGCAACGCCGATCTGCCCGGTTGAAAGCATCAACACGCTATCGCGCGGTATTTCGAGTTCATCGGCTGCAATCTTGGCGCACTCCACGACGGTCGCAAGTCCCGGTTGACCGGTACCGGCGTTGGCATGCCCGGCATTGATGACGACAGCGCGGATGGCATCGCGGTTCCGCGCCAGGATCGCCTGATTGAAGAAAATCGGCGCAGCCACGATCAGGTTCGTCGTAAAGAGCGCCCCGACACGGCAGGGCAATTGTGAGTAGACGATTGCCAGATCGCGTGCGCGAATCTCCTTCAATCCGCAGGAAACGCCGGTGGCACGAAATCCTGCCGGACTCGAAATATGACCATCTTCGATAATATTGTAACTCATGGCGATCTACCAGACACGACAGATCAGACCTTTCAGATATGCTCCTTCGGGAAATGTCAGCAACACCGGATGATCGGGGCTTTGCGTTAACCGCTCGATGATCTGCGCTTCACGGCGCGCATCGAGCGCAGCACCAAAGACAATCTTCTGAAACAGATCGCTCGACACCAGACCGGAGCAGGAGAACGTCGCCAGAATCCCGCAGGGGCGCAGCAACTGCATTGCCAGCACATTGATGTCCTTATACCCACGGGTTGCCCGTTCGACCTGCGCCTGCGTATGGGCAAATTTGGGCGGGTCGAGCACAACGACGTCAAAGCGGCGTTGTTCATCGCGGTAACGCCGTAACATCTGAAACACATCCGCCGCAACCGTTTCGACCGGGGTAGCAATGGCGTTGAGGGCAAGCCCAGCGCGGAGCATCTCAAGCGCGGACTCGCTGGTATCGAGAGCAATTGCGTGACGAGCGCCAGCACGCGCTGCCGCAATGGTAAAGCCGCCAGCGTAGCAGAAGCAGTCCAGCATCTCTGCGCCGGTGCAATGCATGGCGACCCGCCACCGATTGAACGCTTGGTCGAGGTAAGCGCCGGTTTTTTGACCGGTGCGGAGATCGACCGCGTGCCAGAGATCGCCGGGCAACCGCACATGCACACAATCGGGCGGCGTTTCGCCCCACAGTACGCCCGACGCTGGCGGCAACCCTTCCTTCTCACGAACGTCAGATTCGCTCCGCTCGTAGATGCCGCGCGGCACAAGCGTCTCCGCCAGCACGCGCGTGATCGCCGCACGGCGCAGCGCCATCGCCTGAGTCAGCAGTTGCACCACCAAAAACCCGGCGTAGTAATCGACGATCAGGCCGGGAATACCGTCGGATTCGGCATAGACCAGGCGACACGCCCCATCGTCGGTGAGCATGCCCAGTCTGCGACGACCGTCAATGGCGCGCTCGATACGGCGCCGGATCAGTGCGTCATCAATCGGCTCATCCGGATTCCACGTGAACAGGCGAACGCGGATCTGCGATCCGTCACTCCAGCAACCGCGCGCCAGCCACTCGCCGCTGGCCGCCTGCACATCGACCACCTCGCCGCGATCGGGGAACCGACCCTGAATGCGCGCAATCGCTCCAGAAAACACCCATGGGTGCCGTTGAACCACAGGTCGTTCTTTACCGGGATGCAATATGACGATTGCCATCGTGTATGACGCACTGTCACAGGTATCGTTCTACTGTAACACGCTTATGAGGGATGGTCAAGGTTTCCCCGACCGCGTTATCTCGCACCACACTGCGTGCCGCACCACGCTTATGAGGGATGGTCGAAGTTCCCCTGCACCCACCTCAAGACACCACATAGAAGCGCTCATAATCGGTGCAGAGCAGATAGAGTGGCGGCTCGTCCTCATCGATGTGCGGAAACCGTCCGATCGGTTGCAGAAAGCGATTATCGGCAGCATCGTCGTTGAGCGACGACACCTCGCCAACCAGCACGCGCCCTCCTTCGCCCCAGAAGGCGTGGTATAGTCGTGGCGGGAGCGTGATACTCTCACCGGGTCGAAGCCGCACAACACTGCCCGCAGCGACGGTGCGACGAACGCCATCGAGGGAAATGTCGATAGACTGCGATGCATCGATCTGTTCATCGGGGGTGGAAGCGTAAAGTTGAACAACGAGCGTAGCGCCACTACGATTGATGATGTCTTCGGTTTTGCGCCAGTGGAAATGGAGCGGGGTCACCTGTCCATCTTCGACGATCAGAATCTTTTCGGCATACGGTTTCTTCGCAGGATCGCGGGGGTTGCCATTGCGGAGGGTAAACAGGGTCAGTCCCGTGCGCACAAAGTCGCCGGTTCCAAAATCGGTGACATCCCAACCGAGACGGTTATCGACGATCTCGGCACATTCGGGTCCGCGCGCACGCCACTCGTCCGGCGTCCAATACGCAAATGGCGGCAGACAGAACCCGCGTTCGCGGATGAACGTATCGGCGGCGCGCAGAATGGCGTTGATGGTCGAGCGTTTCATATCACATCACACTAAATGCCAGTCGGAAACCAAGAAACTCGTTACAAACGGTTGGATCGAGGCGAAGGCGACAGGCACAGCGGGCAAAACTGCGCGGGTTGGCAAACGAACCGCCGCGCAGGATACGCCTGCCAGGGGCGTCGAGATCTTCGCGCCCATCGTCGGGTCGATAGGGATACGCCGCATCGAGCGATACCGTCCATTCCCAGATATTGCCTGCCATATCGAGACAACCGAACGGGCTTGCGCCGGAGGGCTTCATCCCAACCGGCATTATGCCGCTGTTTCCGCCATCGCGCGTATTGGCGCGCGCCGGGTCCCAGCCATCGCCCCAGGGAAAACGCCGTCCGTCGCTGCCACGGGCGGCATACTCCCATTCAGCCTCCGTCGGCAACCGATATGGCGTCGCAGTCGTTTCGCTCAGCCAGCGACAAAACTGCTGCGCTTCCTTCCAACTCACATCGACCACCGGGTAATCGCGCAGGTTGTCGGGAGGCGCTGCGCCACGCCAGACGAGCGGTGGACGGGCTTCGGCGTCGGCGACATACGCAGCGTACAGCGCATTGGTCACCGGTACGCGCGCGATGGCGAACGGCTTCAGGGTCAGCGTATGCTGTGGCGCCTCTTCGCGGTACGATTCACGTGTGCCGCCAAAGACTTTCGCCAGCGCGCCAAGTTCGTGTTCTGGCGTCCCCATAATGAATGGTTGTGACGGCACAAAGACGAAATCCGGCAAAAGGTCGGAAACGTCGGCGGGATTCATCGACCTCCTCCTGAACGGTGACGGTCACGCGAGACTCCAGACGCTGCCGTGCGGCGTTTTGACAATTTCGATCTGCACAGGAAACATATCCTTCAATTCCTGAATGTGCGTGATCACCAGCACACGGCGAAAGTCGTGCTGAACCGAGATGATCGCCTCAACCAGGCGTTCGCGTCCGCGCGCGTCCTGCGAGCCGAACCCTTCATCGATGATCAGGGTCTCGAGGCGCGCGCCAGCGCGGCGCGCCAGCAGTTTCGAGAGCGCGATCCGGATGGCGAAGTCGAGACGGAACGCTTCACCACCGCTATAGGCGTCGTAGACGCGCGTACCGAGCGCATCAGCGATTTTGATCTCCAGCGTTTCGACGACATCGCCCTTCTTCGTATCGCGCTGCGTCTCGAACGTCAGATGCAACTGATTATCGGTCATCCGGTCGAGGAGGCGATTGGCTTCACGCTCCAGTTCGGGAAGAGCGGTTTCAATCAGCATCGCCTGAACGCCCTTTTTGCCAAACGCCAGGGTCAATTCATCGAACAGACTTTTCCGTTCGAGAAGCGCCAGGCGGAGCGCTTCGGCATCAGCGAGGCCGCGCGCAGCTTCCTCAGCGCGGCGCAGGTTCGCCTCGTGTTCGCCAAGGTCCTTCTGGAACGCCAGCAATTCGCGGTGGAGGTCGTCGAGCCTGGCTCTGGCGGCGTCGCGCGCGCGCGCGGCGGGCGCCAGGTCGCGCAGGCGTTCATCGAGGCGTTGCACCTCGGCTTCGTCGGAGGCGATCTGCGCGTCAAGTTGCCGGAGGCGCTCCGCCGCGCGCGCGATGTCATCGTCGTTCTCGGCAATCCACTCTTCAGCGTGTTGCAGGCGCGTCAGGTCTTCCTCCCAACGAGTCAACGCCTGTGCCTCAGCCTTCGCCTGATCATACCGTTCGCGGCTATACCCCAACGCCGCAATCTGCTCGTCGAGCGTGGCAAGCGCTGCGCGCTCGTCGTGCGCAAAATCGTTCTGCGCCAGGCGTCTGCTCAATTCCGCGACAATCTGCTCCTGTTCGTGCAACGCCGGGTCGTCGTCGTCGATCTGCCGGATTTCACGGTGCAGCGCATCGACCTGCGCCTGAAGCGTCGCCTGTTCGCGGCTGCGATTCTCGAGGGCGGCAACCTGGCGATCAAGCGCGCCGATTTCACGTTCGAGCGTCTCGATGGCGCCAAGCGCCGTCATCTCGGCATCGATGCGCTTCAACTCTTCGCGCGCCGCCAACTCATAATCGTTCTTCATCAGGCGCATCGCCACATCATCATGCAGGCGCTGCGCCTCGATCTGTTGCTGGCGAAGTGTGTCGCATCTGGCAAGGTCGCTTTCCAGACGCGCAATGCGCCCCTGAAGATCGGGAAGCGCAGCAATACGGTTCTCGGCAGCACGAATGTCGTTGCGCAGGCGTTTGAGCTGCGCTTCGAGCTGATCGGCATCGCGTTTGGCAGCGGCATACCACTGGCGCAGCGCCTGACGCTCACGCTCGTATTCCGCCTGGATGTGGACAATGCCGTCGTGACCGAGTTCGCTCTTGCAGAGCGGGCACACCGTCACATCAGGACCAAGCAAGCGTAGTTTTTCGTTGATCTGCTCACCCTGTCGTCGAACCGTCTCGCATTCAGCGCGGATGCCGCCAACCTGCTCGGCAAGGACGCGCTCATCGTTGCGGAGTATTTCAAGGCAGTCTTTTTCTTCGTTGATCCGGGTGCGTTCCGCGAGCGCTTCGGCAAGTTCGGCGCGCCAGCGCGTTTCGTGTTTCAGTTGATCTGCCAGCGTGCGCAGAATTCGCTTCTGCTCCTCGCGCGTGGCGACCAGCGAGTCGTGTTTCAGTTTGATATCCCCTTCCAGCTCCGTGCGGCGGCGCAGCAGCTCATTGACGCGACGGAGGCGGTCGGTCAGGTCAGTACGGCGGGTGCGCGCAGCCGACAACGCCTCTATCATCGGCGTCTGATCCGTCAACTGTGCCGCCAGGCGCTCCCGTTCCGCCACCAGTTTCGGGCGGCGAGCAGCACGTTCGCGCATCGTCTGCACCTGCGTCTCAGCAACGCGCAGATCGGCACGGAGAGCGTGTTCGGCTTCGGCAAGCGCCTGCACGAGGGTCGCGCGACGCTGCTGAAGCCGATCATACTCATCGCGCAGCGCGGCGAGGCGATCACGCTCTGCTTCGGCAGCGCGCAGCGCGCGAATGCCTTCCTCAATCTCGGCACGGCGCGCAATCCAGCCCTCAGCGCGTTCCCGGATGTCCATCTGCCGATCCAGCCACTGCTTCTGCGCATCCCTTTCGGCGCGGCGCTGATGAATCTGCTCCTGACGGTTATCGCGGATAGTGCGCACTGTTTCGAGTTCCTGCACTTTGGCAACCGCCGCTTGGAACGCCTGTTCCGCTTCTGTGATGCGCTGCCGCGCATCTGCGACACGCTGTTCAGCGTCGCGCACGAACCCCACGAGCACGTCGCGTCGTTCCGCCTGGCGGCGCAATTCGCCGATCTGACCTTCGAGACCGCGGATCTGCCCTTCGATGGCGCGCGCGCGCTCCTTCGCCCGACTTTCCAGGTCCTCATACACGCTCAAACCAAGAATATCCGCCAGCACCTGCTTCCGTTTCGCCGGTTCTTTGCGGGTGAACTCATCGGCGTGTCCCTGGCGGAGATACGCCGAATTGGCGAAGACCTCATAATCCATGCGCAGCGTGCGGATGATCAACTGCTGCGTTTCACGAATGCCACCTGGGGTCAGCGAGCGCCAGCCGTTCTCATCGCGCACCTGGAAGTCGAGCTGGCTCTGACCGCCGCGCTTGCCGCGGATACGGCGGCGGATCACCCGATAATCCTGCCCATCGAGGGTGAACTCCAGGTCCACCATCATCTCGGTGGCGCCAAGCGCTACCAGATCATCGTCGCTCTTCAGACGCGCTTCACCCCATAATGCCCAGGTGATCGCATCGAGCAGCGCCGATTTGCCGGCGCCATTGTCACCCGCCAGACACGCAATCGAGATGCCGTCGAGCACCAGCGGCGGCAACCCTTCGCGGTAGCACATGAAGTTCTGGAGTGTCAGCGTTCGAGGGATCATAGCCTGCACCCTGCAATCGAACAGATGCGCGCAGTAGTGTAGCCGAGAATGGCGGTTTGCGCAATCAACACACGCTCAACCGCTGAATCTCCTGCGCAATTGCAATTACTTCCGCGCGATCCGGCGATCTGATCAGATATGCATACGCACCCATCGCTCGATGAAACAGCGGATGCATCGGCTGGTGGTGGACGATGCAATCGCCGAAGCGGATCAGCACCTCTTCGTGGGTCAAAGCATAGGAACGGAACGGTTTGCGTCCAGCGTAACAGACGTGGTACAGCCGCGTCGGCGGGATGCTGACGCGATGATTGATCAACACATTCGCCCATGCATTGTACAGGTCAATGTTGCCGGCGTAGTTGAACATATCGATGCTCAGCCCGCCCGGAGGACGCATGTTGACTTCGAGCGCCACCAATCGCCCTTTAGGAGTGCGGAAGAACTCGAAGTGAAAGAATCGTTCGCGCACATTGAATATCTTGAGGATGCGCCGCCCTGCCTGTTCGAGATCGGGCGGAATGTCACGCTCGGTCAGATAGTAAATATCGTCGTCGTTGTTGACAACCTCCAGGACACCGTTGCTGTACTGCATCGACGTAAAGAAGACCGGTTCGCCATCACGGTCTGCAAGTCCATCGAAAGTCTGAATGACGCCATGCACATACTCCTCGATGAGAAACCCCTCAGGCTGGCGCGACAGGAAGGCATCGAGTTCGGCGTCGCTCGTAATCTTGTACGTGTGATTCGCGCCGACGCCAACGTCCGGCTTGGCGACGAGCGGGTAGCCGACCTCAACGGCGAAAGCGCGCACCTGCGCCGGTGAATGCGCCAGAATCCCACGCGCTACGTCCACCTGTGCGCGGGTGAAAAGGCGCTTCATTTCCGATTTCCGCTTGATGCCGGGCAGATCGGTGATTTTCGGTCCTTCGATGTTGAAATCGGTGCGCAACCGCGCTTCGGTTTCCAGCCAGTATTCGTTCAGGGAGTCGACCCGCTGGATTTTGCCATAGCGGTGCGTGAAATAGCCGAGCGCACGCAACACCTCGTCGTAATGGTGCAGATCCGATACCCGGTAGTATTCGGTCAATGCAGTGCGCAGGTCCGGGTGCAGCAGTTCATACGGTTCGTCGGCGACGCCCAGAACATTCGCGCCCAGATTGCGCAGGCGCACGCAAAACAGATACCAGTTCGGCGGGAAGTGCGGTGAGAGAAAAACGATGTTCATGGTCATACAACGGGAATGACAGGGCAGTGAACGATGTTTCGCAATGCAGGCATGATACCAGAGATTCGGGAAGACGCCCCAACAATCCCGTCCGGGCAGGTCTGAGACCTGCCCCAACAACACCCCCGTCCGGGCAGGTCTGAGACCTGCCCCAACAACACCCCCGTCCGGGCAGGTCTCAGACCTGCCCCAACAACACCCCCGTCCGGGCAGGTCTGAGACCTGCCCCAACAACACCCCCGTCCGGGCAGGTCTGAGACCTGCCCCCAACCCCCCGCACGGGCAGGTCTGAGACCTGCCCCAACAACACCCCCGTCCGGGCAGGTCTGAGACCTGCCCCCAACCCCCCGCACGGGCAGGTCTGAGACCTGCCCCAACAACACCCCCGTCCGGGCAGGTCTCAGACCTGCCCCAACAACACCCCCGTCCGGGCAGGTCTGAGACCTGCCCCCAACCCCCCGCACGGGCAGGTCTGAGACCGAACCCAACAATCCCGCATCTGATTTGGCGCTTGCCAGGTCGGGGGTGGACAGGTCCATCCAGGTAAGGGCGCCGATGGTGCGCGATGTTGTGCGCGTCGTCACGGGTTCCTCACGCTGCGCCTATGCAATCCGATGCGCGATTCACCATTGCCTGGGCATACCAAATATCCGATCATGCCAGCGGCGCCACGTGTCGATTCAAAAGCGGGTCAGGAGTATGCACGAAGTCTCACGAGAGCAAGCGAAAGTGGTTTCTGGTAATTGCTCGATGAACCGGTATCGTTCCATGCCGTGAGCGCCCTCTTGTACCAATGACGATTGACGATGCCGCATGCGTGTCATTCCGAGCGCAGCGACTTGTTATTCCGAGCGCAGCGAGGAATCGAAGCGGGTCGCGCACGACTCCTCGCGCTGATCGGGGTGACGATGCCGGATGTTCACAGGTGATTGGTATTATCCAGTGGCATATGCGCTTTGCAAAGCATCCAGGTCGAATTTCTTCATCGGCAGGAATGTCTGTGTGAGGCGCGCGATCTGTTCCGGGGTGCCGTGACGCAGCATTTTCTCCATAACCGCAGGAACAATCTGCCACGAGACGCCATATCTGTCCTTCAGCCAGCCGCACTGTTCGGCTTCTGGCGCCGCTGACAGGCATTCCCAATAGTGGTCGATTTCTTTCTGGGTTTCGCAGTTGACCATGAAAGAAATGGCTCCGTTGAAGCCAAATTCGTGCGGAAATGCGCTTTCGCTCATGATAAAAGATTGATGTTCCAGCACGAAATCGGCGAGCAGGATCATTCCTTCCCGATCCGGCGCCTGATCCGGTCCATAGCGACGAATCTCACCAATCTTCGAGGCGTTGAACACCGACGTGTAGAAATGCAACGCCTCTTCTGCTTTGCCGTAGTTGTCGCCAATAAACAGCAAAGCGGGAATGATCGTCAGCGAAGCTGACGAATGTTCAGATAGCGTCAGTTGCCACGAAATGCCGAATCTGTCCTGCACCCATCCGTAGCGGGCGCTGAACGGGTAGGATTCAAGCGGCATCAGGGTTTCCCCGCCATCCGAAAGCCGACTCCACAATGTATCGACCTGTGCGGAAGTGGGGAGATAAACAATGAATGAAATGGACGGATTGGGAGTAAAGAAGGGTCCTGCGCTGATCGCTTGGAACGCATAACCTGCCAGTTCGAACGAAACGACATCGCAATCGCCCGATGGCGTGTCGCGGAGTGTCGTGGCGTTGATCAAGTGCGAGCCGGGAAAGGACGAGACGTAGAATGTCGCTGCTTCGACGGCTTCTTTGTCGAACCAGAGATGGGGAACGATTTTTTGTGACGTAGACACAATGAGAGTACTCCTTCCTGAGCCAGACCGTTCGGTCCAAGAACCTGATCGAAAGTTTTTTCAAGGAGGCTGGAGAGAGAGCGTGGGTCTGGAGTTCGACCCGTATTGGTGGGGGCAAGTTGGTCTCCTTTTTGGCTGATTCACATTTTAGAACATTTATTCGCATTCGTCAAGAGCCGGTTTTTCCACTATGATTCTCTGCCAGGATACCGACAAACATCTCATGAAACGCAACGCGCTTGCCATTCTTTTTCTTGCGGTCTTCGTCGATCTGGTCGGCTACGGCATGATCGTGCCGCTGTTGCCGTTCTATGTGCAGCGCGTCGCTCCCGGCGCCACACTGGTCGGCATACTGAGCGGGTTCTATGCTATGGCGCAGTTTCTCGTCGGTCCAATGCTGGGGAGTCTGTCGGATCGGTTTGGTCGCCGCCCGGTGCTGATTGCTTGCCTGAGTGGCACGTCGCTCGCGTACCTGCTCCTGGCGATTGCCGACAGTCTGCCGCTGTTGGTACTGGCGCTGTTCATCGATGGGGTCACCGGCGGCAATCTCAGCATCGCCCAGGCGTCGATCGCCGACAGCACCACGCCGGATCGCCGTGCACGCGGTCTGGGTCTGATCGGAGCGGCATTTGGATTGGGACTGATGGTTGGTCCTGTGATAGGCGGGGTGCTGAGCCTGACCAACCTGAGCGCCCCGGCGCTGGTCGCTTCGATGCTGGCGTTTGCGAACACCCTGTTTGCGCTTGCCGCGCTCCCCGAATCGCTACCGCCGGAACGCCGCCGATTAATCCCTCTCGATAGCGCGAAGCCATCGCACTGGAGCATGGTGCTGCGCGTTGCAAACCCACTGGCGAACCTGATTGTCCTGCTGCGAATTGTGACGATCCGTCGCGTGTTGATGGTCGTAGTGTTGCTGAACCTCGCATTCTCAGGGCTGTACAGTAACTTCCCGCTCTTTACCGCCGCGCGCTTTGGCTGGGGTATGTTCGAGAATGCGCTATTCTTTGCGTTTGTGGGTATCTGCGCAGTGACCACACAGGGATTGCTGCTCGGTCGCATGCAGCGCTGGCTGGGAGACGCGCGACTGGCGCGTGTTGGAATGATCGTGATGGTATGCGCCCTGCTCGCAACCGGTCTGGCGTCAGCGGCATGGATGCTCTATCCATCAGTGGGATTGATCGCGTTTGGCAGCGGTCTGGCAATCCCGGCACTCACGAGCCTGCTC
This region includes:
- a CDS encoding ATP-grasp domain-containing protein, with product MNIVFLSPHFPPNWYLFCVRLRNLGANVLGVADEPYELLHPDLRTALTEYYRVSDLHHYDEVLRALGYFTHRYGKIQRVDSLNEYWLETEARLRTDFNIEGPKITDLPGIKRKSEMKRLFTRAQVDVARGILAHSPAQVRAFAVEVGYPLVAKPDVGVGANHTYKITSDAELDAFLSRQPEGFLIEEYVHGVIQTFDGLADRDGEPVFFTSMQYSNGVLEVVNNDDDIYYLTERDIPPDLEQAGRRILKIFNVRERFFHFEFFRTPKGRLVALEVNMRPPGGLSIDMFNYAGNIDLYNAWANVLINHRVSIPPTRLYHVCYAGRKPFRSYALTHEEVLIRFGDCIVHHQPMHPLFHRAMGAYAYLIRSPDRAEVIAIAQEIQRLSVC
- a CDS encoding AAA family ATPase, encoding MIPRTLTLQNFMCYREGLPPLVLDGISIACLAGDNGAGKSALLDAITWALWGEARLKSDDDLVALGATEMMVDLEFTLDGQDYRVIRRRIRGKRGGQSQLDFQVRDENGWRSLTPGGIRETQQLIIRTLRMDYEVFANSAYLRQGHADEFTRKEPAKRKQVLADILGLSVYEDLESRAKERARAIEGQIRGLEGQIGELRRQAERRDVLVGFVRDAEQRVADARQRITEAEQAFQAAVAKVQELETVRTIRDNRQEQIHQRRAERDAQKQWLDRQMDIRERAEGWIARRAEIEEGIRALRAAEAERDRLAALRDEYDRLQQRRATLVQALAEAEHALRADLRVAETQVQTMRERAARRPKLVAERERLAAQLTDQTPMIEALSAARTRRTDLTDRLRRVNELLRRRTELEGDIKLKHDSLVATREEQKRILRTLADQLKHETRWRAELAEALAERTRINEEKDCLEILRNDERVLAEQVGGIRAECETVRRQGEQINEKLRLLGPDVTVCPLCKSELGHDGIVHIQAEYERERQALRQWYAAAKRDADQLEAQLKRLRNDIRAAENRIAALPDLQGRIARLESDLARCDTLRQQQIEAQRLHDDVAMRLMKNDYELAAREELKRIDAEMTALGAIETLEREIGALDRQVAALENRSREQATLQAQVDALHREIRQIDDDDPALHEQEQIVAELSRRLAQNDFAHDERAALATLDEQIAALGYSRERYDQAKAEAQALTRWEEDLTRLQHAEEWIAENDDDIARAAERLRQLDAQIASDEAEVQRLDERLRDLAPAARARDAARARLDDLHRELLAFQKDLGEHEANLRRAEEAARGLADAEALRLALLERKSLFDELTLAFGKKGVQAMLIETALPELEREANRLLDRMTDNQLHLTFETQRDTKKGDVVETLEIKIADALGTRVYDAYSGGEAFRLDFAIRIALSKLLARRAGARLETLIIDEGFGSQDARGRERLVEAIISVQHDFRRVLVITHIQELKDMFPVQIEIVKTPHGSVWSLA
- a CDS encoding VOC family protein; translated protein: MSTSQKIVPHLWFDKEAVEAATFYVSSFPGSHLINATTLRDTPSGDCDVVSFELAGYAFQAISAGPFFTPNPSISFIVYLPTSAQVDTLWSRLSDGGETLMPLESYPFSARYGWVQDRFGISWQLTLSEHSSASLTIIPALLFIGDNYGKAEEALHFYTSVFNASKIGEIRRYGPDQAPDREGMILLADFVLEHQSFIMSESAFPHEFGFNGAISFMVNCETQKEIDHYWECLSAAPEAEQCGWLKDRYGVSWQIVPAVMEKMLRHGTPEQIARLTQTFLPMKKFDLDALQSAYATG
- a CDS encoding tetracycline resistance MFS efflux pump; the encoded protein is MKRNALAILFLAVFVDLVGYGMIVPLLPFYVQRVAPGATLVGILSGFYAMAQFLVGPMLGSLSDRFGRRPVLIACLSGTSLAYLLLAIADSLPLLVLALFIDGVTGGNLSIAQASIADSTTPDRRARGLGLIGAAFGLGLMVGPVIGGVLSLTNLSAPALVASMLAFANTLFALAALPESLPPERRRLIPLDSAKPSHWSMVLRVANPLANLIVLLRIVTIRRVLMVVVLLNLAFSGLYSNFPLFTAARFGWGMFENALFFAFVGICAVTTQGLLLGRMQRWLGDARLARVGMIVMVCALLATGLASAAWMLYPSVGLIAFGSGLAIPALTSLLSLQVSPADQGRLMGGTAALLNLTMIAGPVVAGISFDRAGTAAPYLIGALLGSAALLIFASPTIIPRQEATS
- the argJ gene encoding bifunctional ornithine acetyltransferase/N-acetylglutamate synthase, which produces MSYNIIEDGHISSPAGFRATGVSCGLKEIRARDLAIVYSQLPCRVGALFTTNLIVAAPIFFNQAILARNRDAIRAVVINAGHANAGTGQPGLATVVECAKIAADELEIPRDSVLMLSTGQIGVAPPLDRMREGIRRAASELDSNGGRRAALAILTSDTRPKERAFRVSLREGRTVTLAGMAKGTRMVSPHLATLLCVITTDAPIESRLLMRALDQSVNRSFGRLHIDGDMSPNDAVLVLANGAAGGPPIIDGSRELGVWQQALDALCHDLAQQVLRDAASGGKHILITVRGASNDAAASQVARAVARSTAVRHMCARNLPDWGGMLVAVGASGVDLRPDMLELRIGAVTVMDDGAPVRFDPTALVQALSGPEVELAIDLHTGAGTATVWTCTTGMEP
- a CDS encoding D-lyxose/D-mannose family sugar isomerase, whose amino-acid sequence is MKRSTINAILRAADTFIRERGFCLPPFAYWTPDEWRARGPECAEIVDNRLGWDVTDFGTGDFVRTGLTLFTLRNGNPRDPAKKPYAEKILIVEDGQVTPLHFHWRKTEDIINRSGATLVVQLYASTPDEQIDASQSIDISLDGVRRTVAAGSVVRLRPGESITLPPRLYHAFWGEGGRVLVGEVSSLNDDAADNRFLQPIGRFPHIDEDEPPLYLLCTDYERFYVVS
- a CDS encoding class I SAM-dependent rRNA methyltransferase, giving the protein MAIVILHPGKERPVVQRHPWVFSGAIARIQGRFPDRGEVVDVQAASGEWLARGCWSDGSQIRVRLFTWNPDEPIDDALIRRRIERAIDGRRRLGMLTDDGACRLVYAESDGIPGLIVDYYAGFLVVQLLTQAMALRRAAITRVLAETLVPRGIYERSESDVREKEGLPPASGVLWGETPPDCVHVRLPGDLWHAVDLRTGQKTGAYLDQAFNRWRVAMHCTGAEMLDCFCYAGGFTIAAARAGARHAIALDTSESALEMLRAGLALNAIATPVETVAADVFQMLRRYRDEQRRFDVVVLDPPKFAHTQAQVERATRGYKDINVLAMQLLRPCGILATFSCSGLVSSDLFQKIVFGAALDARREAQIIERLTQSPDHPVLLTFPEGAYLKGLICRVW
- a CDS encoding formylglycine-generating enzyme family protein, which produces MNPADVSDLLPDFVFVPSQPFIMGTPEHELGALAKVFGGTRESYREEAPQHTLTLKPFAIARVPVTNALYAAYVADAEARPPLVWRGAAPPDNLRDYPVVDVSWKEAQQFCRWLSETTATPYRLPTEAEWEYAARGSDGRRFPWGDGWDPARANTRDGGNSGIMPVGMKPSGASPFGCLDMAGNIWEWTVSLDAAYPYRPDDGREDLDAPGRRILRGGSFANPRSFARCACRLRLDPTVCNEFLGFRLAFSVM